One window of the Deinococcus betulae genome contains the following:
- a CDS encoding winged helix-turn-helix domain-containing protein, translating into MTQQASLFVTDLTAARALRQDHTLLGLFVSPQSPSDLAPRLGMAPSLVHHHARRLTDLGLLFEQRREGGRVYFQLAAREFRVPMSLRPPGDALGNGAADLHELSKGFLRAYCRSWGQLHDSEEDVYGFGDAQHPAAPMTPPDAPSPEGHPAHLDRLTLHLTPARYQRLARALSALLDEAYIQGHSEGGQSCTLAVLAYREAPGPALSLSRSVNSFLGAEQ; encoded by the coding sequence ATGACCCAGCAGGCTTCTCTCTTTGTGACTGACCTCACCGCCGCCCGCGCTCTGCGGCAAGATCACACCCTGCTGGGCCTGTTTGTCTCGCCGCAGTCGCCCAGCGACCTGGCCCCGCGCCTGGGCATGGCCCCTAGCCTCGTGCATCACCACGCGCGGCGGCTGACGGACCTGGGCCTCCTGTTTGAACAGCGGCGCGAGGGCGGGCGCGTGTATTTTCAACTGGCAGCGCGGGAATTTCGGGTGCCCATGAGCCTGCGGCCACCGGGGGACGCCCTGGGGAACGGCGCGGCTGACCTGCACGAGCTGAGTAAAGGCTTTTTGCGCGCCTACTGCCGCTCATGGGGTCAACTGCACGACAGCGAGGAAGATGTGTATGGCTTTGGCGACGCCCAACATCCAGCCGCGCCCATGACGCCGCCGGACGCCCCCAGCCCGGAAGGGCACCCCGCGCATCTGGACCGCCTCACCCTGCACCTGACGCCAGCCCGGTATCAGCGCCTGGCCCGCGCCCTGAGCGCCCTGCTGGACGAGGCTTATATCCAAGGCCACAGCGAGGGCGGCCAGTCCTGCACCCTGGCGGTCCTGGCCTACCGTGAAGCCCCTGGTCCGGCCCTCAGCCTCTCCCGCTCCGTGAACAGTTTTCTGGGCGCAGAGCAATAG
- a CDS encoding excalibur calcium-binding domain-containing protein: MHKIVQASALALALLGTAQAATAVTTTTANLRRAPSMSGPVVAVVPQGRLLTVACQGNWCRTTFQGRGGYMARTLLRPVTNSAPLAGEGTRFFATCQAMRRAGVAPLRIGNPGYRVALDPNHNGWACDAGER, from the coding sequence ATGCACAAGATTGTTCAAGCCTCTGCCCTCGCCCTGGCCTTGCTGGGCACCGCGCAGGCCGCCACCGCCGTCACGACCACCACGGCCAACCTGCGCCGCGCGCCTTCCATGTCGGGCCCAGTGGTGGCCGTGGTGCCCCAGGGCCGCCTGCTGACTGTGGCCTGTCAGGGAAACTGGTGCCGTACCACCTTCCAGGGGCGCGGCGGCTACATGGCCCGCACCCTGCTGCGCCCCGTGACCAACAGCGCGCCTCTAGCCGGTGAAGGCACCCGCTTCTTTGCCACCTGCCAGGCTATGCGCAGGGCGGGTGTCGCCCCGCTACGCATTGGCAACCCCGGCTACCGCGTGGCCCTGGACCCCAACCACAACGGCTGGGCTTGCGACGCGGGCGAACGGTAA
- a CDS encoding TAXI family TRAP transporter solute-binding subunit — translation MQRLALTALLLTVPLAQAATPTTLNVATGSSTGTYSIMFKNVGKVCTQSAYLKERGTSGSLENIDLLLGNEVSLAFVQSDVLKAKQQIDGDTRVDNIKALLPLHSEEIHLFAKPPVQKRDLLGRVTTTGVATFANLKGKRVAAWGGSLVTAKVLSAKLGVPYTVLSVKDRDAAFAALRGNQADAVLAVVGQPATWVKDLSGVNLVPVPYAPSLQGIYTSAKLLYPNLGAASVPTVAVQSVLATRDFKTPEKKDLLMKYQKCAMSKLVNLQEDEGMHPKWQEVTFKTWPWPQYK, via the coding sequence ATGCAACGACTGGCCCTGACCGCCCTGCTCCTCACCGTTCCTCTGGCCCAGGCGGCCACGCCGACCACACTGAATGTGGCGACCGGCAGCTCGACTGGCACCTATTCCATCATGTTCAAGAACGTCGGCAAGGTCTGCACCCAGAGCGCCTACCTGAAAGAACGCGGCACCAGCGGCAGCCTGGAAAATATTGACCTGCTGCTGGGCAACGAGGTCTCGCTGGCGTTTGTCCAGAGCGACGTGCTGAAGGCCAAGCAGCAGATTGACGGCGACACCCGTGTGGACAACATCAAGGCCCTGCTGCCGCTGCACAGCGAGGAAATTCACCTCTTTGCCAAACCGCCGGTGCAAAAGCGCGATCTGCTGGGCCGCGTGACCACCACAGGGGTGGCCACCTTTGCCAACCTGAAGGGCAAGCGCGTGGCCGCCTGGGGCGGCAGCCTGGTGACCGCCAAGGTGCTGAGCGCCAAGCTGGGCGTGCCCTACACCGTCCTGAGTGTCAAAGACCGCGACGCCGCCTTTGCCGCCCTGAGAGGCAATCAGGCCGACGCCGTGCTGGCCGTGGTGGGGCAGCCCGCCACCTGGGTTAAGGATCTGAGCGGCGTGAATCTGGTGCCAGTGCCCTACGCGCCCAGCTTGCAGGGTATCTACACCAGCGCCAAGCTGCTGTATCCCAACCTGGGGGCCGCCAGTGTGCCCACTGTGGCGGTCCAGAGCGTGCTGGCCACCCGTGACTTCAAGACGCCCGAGAAAAAAGACCTGCTGATGAAATACCAGAAATGCGCCATGAGCAAACTGGTCAACCTGCAAGAAGACGAGGGCATGCACCCCAAATGGCAGGAAGTGACCTTTAAAACCTGGCCCTGGCCGCAGTACAAGTAA
- a CDS encoding sensor domain-containing diguanylate cyclase — protein MAVALDPREEERLADLHDLRLLDTPREPPFDRIMGLAAQHFSAPYGSITLVDRDRQWFKATVGFRHSEDPRQDSICALVIGQPGVTVIEDAARLDATAHMRGVTHEPHIRFYAGAPVVTETGHAVGTICVIDQEPRPFTAADRTTLSNFAELVASELHLRRLTRRLYDQALRDDLTGLANRRAFMRAVFLAQQEAAVTQTPVVVGLLDLHQFGALNATHGPAAGDALLRRVGQTAQGLLRSGEQAGRLKADQFTLLFTGPDALVRAQQVSAELLVAFPDRPGSVGLSLGLVEVPPHVERPDPDDLLSYADQAMYIAKKGGLGVMRLSL, from the coding sequence ATGGCTGTTGCCCTGGACCCCCGCGAGGAAGAGCGCCTGGCGGACCTGCATGACCTTAGGCTTCTTGACACGCCGCGCGAACCGCCGTTTGACCGGATTATGGGGCTGGCGGCGCAGCATTTCTCGGCGCCTTACGGCTCCATCACCCTGGTTGACCGGGACCGGCAGTGGTTTAAGGCCACAGTGGGCTTCCGGCACTCGGAAGACCCGCGCCAGGATTCGATCTGTGCTCTGGTGATCGGGCAGCCGGGCGTCACGGTGATTGAGGACGCAGCCCGCCTGGACGCCACCGCCCACATGCGCGGCGTCACGCACGAGCCTCATATCCGCTTTTACGCAGGTGCGCCGGTGGTCACGGAGACCGGGCATGCGGTGGGCACCATCTGCGTCATTGACCAGGAGCCGCGCCCCTTCACTGCCGCTGACCGAACCACGCTGTCCAATTTTGCCGAGCTGGTGGCCAGTGAGCTGCACCTGCGCCGCCTGACCCGCCGCCTGTACGACCAGGCGCTCCGGGACGACTTGACTGGCCTGGCCAACCGCCGCGCCTTCATGCGCGCGGTGTTTCTGGCCCAGCAGGAGGCTGCCGTTACCCAGACGCCAGTTGTCGTGGGCCTGCTTGACCTCCACCAGTTTGGGGCCCTGAACGCGACGCATGGGCCCGCCGCCGGAGACGCGCTGCTGCGCCGGGTGGGCCAGACGGCTCAGGGCCTGCTGCGCAGCGGCGAGCAAGCGGGCCGCCTGAAAGCCGATCAGTTTACGCTACTCTTTACTGGACCAGACGCCCTGGTGCGCGCGCAACAGGTGAGTGCCGAGCTGCTGGTTGCCTTTCCAGACAGGCCCGGCTCGGTGGGCCTCAGCCTGGGGCTTGTGGAGGTGCCGCCACACGTGGAGCGGCCAGACCCTGACGACCTGCTCTCGTATGCCGACCAGGCCATGTATATCGCCAAGAAAGGTGGCCTGGGCGTTATGCGCCTGTCTCTCTAG